The following proteins are co-located in the Streptomyces sp. DT2A-34 genome:
- a CDS encoding S41 family peptidase, with protein sequence MSYLRLPHLSGDLLCFVAKDDLWLAPLDGPGRAWRLTVDRTKTGHPRFSPDGRHIAYTSWRSLVPEIHLVPVDGGPGGQLTHWGSADTQVCGWTPDGIILAVASHGEPFSHFTWAYKVSLGGDPGRKLPWGPCSDIQVADLDGERKTLLLTGTPPHEPAAWKRYRGGATGRLWLHGERLLADIGGHLHSPMFVGGRIAFLCDHEGVGNLYSCAYDGSDVRRHTDHDAFYARHASSDGTRVVYQCAGDLWIVDDLASDSEPRKLDVRLSGPRAGRRTYQVPAAQHVDGISVDETGRASAVVVRGSLYWLTHRDGPARTMTDTPGVRVRLPEMLGSVGQVAYVTDAEGEDAIEIAYLPRATGDREPRRLASGELGRVLEMVADPKGERLAIAAHDGRLLLITVPDEAAAAAGTEDSNGEVTELIRSINGPVRDLAFSPDGTWLTWSHPGIGRSLRQIKLARIKDSLIVDVTNGRFEDENPVFTRDGRYLAFLSWRGFDPVYDVHTGDLSFPLGCRPYLVPLSSATPSPFALNPEGRPAAGGLDPVEDEEGGDAGTTTVEVEGLESRVTPFPVAASKYSALHPVAGGGLVWLRWPISGALGETFANPDDMTGRPTLEHFNISKAKKAELVDHLDWFAISGDGSRLVLVDEGELRAVPASESGDSDSTVWIDLRRILHEVDPAAEWRQSYAEAGRLIRAYFWEPDMCGIDWDAVLDQYRPLVERVASPDEFADLLREVLGELGTSHAYVAAARRNEGPAHYQRWQGLLGANFVRRDEGWMVRRILPGESSDSKARSPLAGTGIREGALLTHVDGRPVDPTAGPYPLLAGSGGTTVELTFTPADTPAEGEAGRARRVAVVPLIDERPLRYQDWVAKRRAVVRELSGGRCGYLHIPDMGGSGWAQFNRDLRMEMSRPALIVDVRGNAGGHISELVVEKLTRTILGWDLTRNAQPVSYASNAPRGPVVALADEATSSDGDMITAAFKLLRLGPVVGQRTWGGVVGMTGRHRLGDGTVITVPMNAAWFDAYGWSIENKGVTPDVEALRTPLDWAEGRHAQLTDAVELALKMLEDNPPATPPDYSHVPDRSRPKLPPRSSEASRRPS encoded by the coding sequence GTGAGCTACCTGCGCCTACCGCATCTGAGCGGCGATCTGCTGTGCTTCGTGGCCAAGGACGACCTTTGGCTGGCCCCCCTCGACGGCCCGGGCCGCGCCTGGCGGCTCACCGTGGACCGCACCAAGACCGGCCACCCCCGCTTCTCCCCCGACGGCCGCCACATCGCGTACACGAGCTGGCGCAGCCTGGTCCCCGAGATCCACCTGGTCCCGGTGGACGGCGGCCCGGGCGGACAGCTCACCCACTGGGGGTCGGCGGACACCCAGGTGTGCGGCTGGACACCCGACGGGATCATCCTCGCCGTCGCCTCCCACGGTGAGCCGTTCTCCCACTTCACCTGGGCCTACAAGGTCAGCCTCGGCGGCGACCCCGGCCGCAAACTCCCCTGGGGACCGTGCTCCGACATCCAGGTCGCCGACCTCGACGGCGAGCGCAAGACCCTGCTCCTGACCGGCACCCCACCGCACGAGCCGGCCGCCTGGAAGCGCTACCGGGGCGGGGCCACGGGCCGCCTCTGGCTGCACGGCGAACGCCTGCTGGCGGACATCGGCGGCCACCTCCACTCCCCCATGTTCGTCGGCGGCCGTATCGCCTTCCTCTGCGACCACGAGGGCGTCGGCAACCTCTACTCGTGCGCCTACGACGGCTCCGACGTGCGCCGCCACACCGACCACGACGCCTTCTACGCCCGGCACGCGTCCAGTGACGGCACCCGTGTGGTGTACCAGTGCGCGGGCGATCTGTGGATCGTGGACGACCTCGCCTCCGACAGCGAGCCGCGCAAGCTCGACGTGCGGCTGAGCGGGCCGCGCGCGGGCCGCCGTACGTACCAGGTGCCCGCCGCCCAGCACGTCGACGGCATCTCCGTGGACGAGACGGGCCGCGCGAGCGCCGTCGTCGTACGGGGCAGCCTGTACTGGCTGACCCACCGGGACGGCCCGGCCCGCACGATGACCGACACCCCCGGCGTACGGGTCCGGCTCCCGGAGATGCTCGGTTCGGTCGGCCAGGTCGCGTATGTGACGGACGCGGAGGGCGAGGACGCCATCGAGATCGCGTATCTGCCGCGGGCGACGGGTGACCGCGAACCGCGCCGGCTGGCCTCGGGCGAGCTGGGCCGGGTCCTGGAGATGGTCGCCGACCCGAAGGGCGAGCGCCTCGCGATCGCCGCGCACGACGGACGGCTGCTGCTCATCACTGTGCCCGACGAGGCGGCTGCCGCCGCGGGGACCGAGGACTCGAACGGCGAGGTCACCGAGCTGATCCGGTCGATCAACGGCCCGGTACGGGACCTGGCCTTCTCCCCGGACGGGACCTGGCTGACGTGGTCGCACCCCGGGATCGGCCGCTCCCTGCGCCAGATCAAACTGGCCCGCATCAAGGACAGCCTGATCGTCGACGTCACCAACGGCCGCTTCGAGGACGAGAACCCGGTGTTCACCCGGGACGGCCGCTACCTGGCCTTCCTCTCCTGGCGGGGCTTCGACCCGGTGTACGACGTCCACACCGGCGACCTGTCCTTCCCGCTCGGCTGCCGCCCCTACCTGGTGCCCCTGTCCTCCGCGACCCCGTCCCCCTTCGCCCTGAACCCCGAGGGCCGCCCTGCCGCCGGCGGCCTGGACCCCGTGGAGGACGAGGAGGGCGGGGACGCCGGTACGACGACCGTCGAGGTGGAGGGCCTGGAGAGCAGGGTCACCCCCTTCCCGGTCGCCGCCTCCAAGTACTCCGCGCTGCACCCGGTCGCGGGCGGCGGACTGGTCTGGCTGCGGTGGCCGATCTCGGGCGCGCTGGGCGAGACCTTCGCCAACCCGGACGACATGACCGGGCGGCCGACCCTCGAACACTTCAACATCAGCAAGGCGAAGAAGGCCGAACTCGTCGACCACCTGGACTGGTTCGCGATCAGCGGCGACGGATCCCGCCTGGTCCTGGTCGACGAGGGCGAGCTGCGGGCGGTGCCCGCGTCCGAGTCCGGCGACAGCGACTCGACGGTCTGGATCGACCTGCGCCGCATCCTGCACGAGGTGGACCCGGCCGCGGAGTGGAGGCAGTCCTACGCGGAGGCGGGCCGGCTGATCAGGGCGTACTTCTGGGAGCCGGACATGTGCGGCATCGACTGGGACGCGGTCCTCGACCAGTACCGCCCCCTGGTCGAACGCGTCGCCTCCCCCGACGAGTTCGCGGATCTGCTCCGCGAGGTCCTGGGCGAACTGGGCACCTCACACGCGTACGTCGCGGCTGCCCGCCGCAACGAGGGCCCGGCGCACTACCAGCGCTGGCAGGGCCTGCTGGGCGCCAACTTCGTCCGCAGGGACGAGGGCTGGATGGTCAGGCGCATCCTCCCCGGCGAGTCGTCCGACTCCAAGGCCCGCTCCCCGCTGGCGGGCACCGGAATCCGGGAAGGCGCGCTGCTCACCCACGTCGACGGACGCCCGGTGGACCCGACCGCGGGCCCCTACCCCCTCCTGGCCGGCTCCGGCGGCACGACGGTGGAGCTGACCTTCACTCCGGCGGACACTCCGGCGGAGGGCGAGGCGGGCCGCGCGCGGCGGGTGGCGGTGGTCCCCCTGATCGACGAGCGCCCGCTCCGCTACCAGGACTGGGTCGCCAAACGCCGCGCCGTCGTACGGGAGTTGAGCGGCGGACGCTGCGGCTACCTGCACATCCCGGACATGGGCGGCTCGGGCTGGGCCCAGTTCAACCGGGACCTGCGGATGGAGATGTCACGCCCCGCACTGATCGTCGACGTACGCGGCAACGCGGGCGGCCACATCAGCGAGCTGGTCGTGGAGAAGCTGACCCGCACGATCCTGGGCTGGGACCTGACGAGAAACGCCCAGCCGGTGTCGTACGCGTCCAACGCCCCGCGCGGCCCGGTGGTCGCCCTCGCGGACGAGGCGACCTCCTCGGACGGCGACATGATCACGGCCGCCTTCAAACTCCTCAGGCTGGGCCCGGTCGTCGGCCAACGCACCTGGGGCGGAGTCGTCGGCATGACCGGCCGCCACCGCCTCGGCGACGGCACGGTGATCACGGTGCCGATGAACGCGGCATGGTTCGACGCGTACGGCTGGTCCATCGAGAACAAGGGCGTAACCCCGGACGTGGAGGCCCTGCGCACCCCCCTGGACTGGGCGGAGGGCAGACACGCACAGCTGACGGACGCGGTGGAACTGGCCCTGAAAATGCTGGAGGACAACCCCCCGGCAACTCCTCCGGACTACTCGCACGTCCCGGACCGGTCGAGGCCGAAGCTTCCGCCGCGTTCCAGCGAGGCGAGCCGGCGGCCGTCCTGA
- a CDS encoding TetR/AcrR family transcriptional regulator produces MTEAATARRSRITPEREAELYEAVLDLLREVGYDALTMDAVAARTRSSKATLYRQWGGKPELVAKAVRHSKPGGIGLGGIDTGSLKGDLHALTMRSDDCEMEQTSALMRGLAMAVHSNPDLLRAFREHLIDPEMAEFRRLVQRAIDRGEVRADNPAIDYMTHMMLGGFAARTMLDELPPTQAFLISYIDAVVLPALGVSTD; encoded by the coding sequence GTGACCGAGGCCGCAACCGCGCGTCGCAGCCGCATCACCCCTGAGCGCGAGGCCGAGTTGTACGAGGCCGTGCTCGACCTGCTCCGGGAGGTCGGCTACGACGCCCTCACCATGGACGCCGTGGCGGCCCGCACCCGGTCCAGCAAGGCGACGCTCTACCGCCAGTGGGGCGGCAAGCCGGAGCTGGTGGCCAAGGCGGTCCGGCACAGCAAGCCGGGCGGCATCGGCCTCGGCGGCATCGACACCGGATCGCTGAAGGGCGACCTGCACGCTCTCACCATGCGCTCGGACGACTGCGAGATGGAGCAGACCTCCGCCCTGATGCGGGGTCTGGCCATGGCCGTGCACAGCAACCCGGACCTCCTGCGGGCGTTCCGGGAGCACCTCATCGATCCGGAGATGGCGGAGTTCCGTCGCTTGGTGCAGCGGGCGATCGACCGGGGCGAGGTCCGTGCGGACAACCCGGCGATCGACTACATGACGCACATGATGCTGGGCGGGTTCGCCGCCCGCACGATGCTCGACGAGCTGCCGCCGACCCAGGCCTTCCTCATCTCGTACATCGACGCCGTGGTCCTCCCCGCCCTCGGCGTTTCCACCGACTGA
- a CDS encoding MMPL family transporter encodes MATFLYKLGRLAFRRRHFVALIWVALLALAGVGAATAPSAGSSSFSIPGTEAQKAFDLLEQRFPGSSADGGTARVVFKAPDGEKMTDAAHKATVEQTVKELSDGSEVVSVADPYKAHAVSKDGTIAYASVRYEVPGMELKDASREALEDAGQQARDAGLTVEIGGDALQAAPEAASSEIIGLAVAAVVLVITFGSLIAAGLPLLTALIGVGIGVSAITALANALDLGSTTSTLAMMIGLAVGIDYALFIVSRYRAELAEGRDREEAVGRATGTAGSAVVFAGLTVVIALVGLAVVNVPMLTKMGVAAAGTVVIAVLIALTMVPALLGYAGRKVKPGGEKGKLLGRGKKTAAAKANADKASADKASADKANTDKPNADKPNADKPNMGTRWASFVVRRPLAVLLLGVLGLGAAALPATSLELGLPDDGSQPTSTTQRRAYDLLSEGFGPGFNGPLMVVVDARTSDAPKNAVTEVSDEIKGLKDVVTVTPPTYNKAGDTATITVIPDSKPSSVSTEDLVHSIRDAGAGIKADTDANVLVTGTTAMNIDFSQKLNDALVPYLILVVGLAFLLLILVFRSILVPLKAALGFLLSVLAALGAVVAVFQWGWLADLFGVQETGPVMSMMPIFMVGVVFGLAMDYEVFLVTRMREAYVHGERPTQAVVTGFRHSARVVTAAAIIMIAVFSGFIGASESMVKMIGFGLAIAVLFDAFVVRMAIVPAVLVLLGKKAWWLPKWLDRALPNVDVEGEGLRTDAETGKDSDSDGDRALARV; translated from the coding sequence GTGGCCACGTTCCTGTACAAACTCGGCCGACTCGCCTTCAGGCGACGGCACTTCGTCGCCCTCATATGGGTCGCGCTGCTCGCCCTCGCGGGCGTCGGCGCGGCCACTGCCCCCAGCGCCGGATCCAGCTCCTTCTCCATCCCCGGCACCGAGGCCCAGAAGGCCTTCGACCTGCTCGAACAGCGCTTCCCGGGCAGCAGCGCGGACGGCGGCACAGCCCGTGTCGTCTTCAAGGCACCCGACGGCGAGAAGATGACGGACGCCGCCCACAAGGCGACCGTCGAGCAGACCGTGAAGGAGCTGTCCGACGGCTCCGAGGTCGTCTCCGTCGCCGACCCCTACAAGGCGCACGCCGTCAGCAAGGACGGCACCATCGCGTACGCCTCGGTGCGGTACGAGGTGCCGGGCATGGAGTTGAAGGACGCCAGCCGGGAGGCACTCGAAGACGCCGGGCAGCAGGCGCGGGACGCCGGACTGACCGTGGAGATCGGCGGTGACGCGCTCCAGGCGGCACCCGAGGCCGCCTCCTCCGAGATCATCGGCCTCGCGGTCGCCGCGGTGGTCCTCGTCATCACCTTCGGCTCGCTGATCGCGGCCGGTCTGCCGCTGCTCACCGCGCTGATCGGCGTCGGCATCGGCGTCTCGGCGATCACCGCGCTGGCCAACGCCCTCGACCTGGGCTCCACCACCTCCACCCTGGCCATGATGATCGGCCTCGCCGTCGGCATCGACTACGCCCTGTTCATCGTCTCCCGCTATCGCGCCGAACTCGCCGAGGGCCGCGACCGCGAGGAGGCGGTCGGCCGGGCCACCGGCACCGCGGGCTCCGCGGTGGTCTTCGCCGGCCTCACGGTGGTGATCGCGCTCGTCGGCCTCGCGGTGGTCAACGTCCCGATGCTGACGAAGATGGGTGTCGCCGCCGCGGGCACGGTCGTGATCGCGGTGCTGATCGCGCTGACCATGGTGCCCGCACTGCTCGGCTACGCGGGCCGGAAGGTGAAGCCGGGCGGAGAGAAGGGCAAGCTCCTCGGACGCGGCAAGAAGACGGCCGCGGCCAAGGCGAATGCCGACAAGGCGAGCGCGGACAAGGCGAGCGCGGACAAGGCGAACACGGACAAGCCGAACGCGGACAAGCCGAACGCGGACAAGCCGAACATGGGCACCCGCTGGGCGAGCTTCGTCGTACGCCGTCCCCTGGCCGTCCTCCTGCTGGGCGTCCTCGGCCTCGGTGCCGCGGCCCTCCCGGCGACCTCCCTCGAACTGGGCCTCCCGGACGACGGCTCGCAGCCGACGTCGACGACCCAGCGCCGCGCCTACGACCTGCTCTCCGAGGGCTTCGGCCCCGGCTTCAACGGCCCCCTCATGGTCGTCGTCGACGCCAGGACGAGCGACGCCCCGAAGAACGCGGTCACCGAGGTCTCCGACGAGATCAAGGGCCTCAAGGACGTCGTCACGGTCACCCCGCCGACGTACAACAAGGCGGGCGACACCGCGACGATCACCGTGATCCCCGACTCCAAGCCGTCATCGGTCTCCACCGAGGACCTGGTGCACTCCATCCGCGACGCGGGCGCCGGGATCAAGGCCGACACGGACGCGAACGTGCTGGTCACCGGCACGACCGCGATGAACATCGACTTCTCGCAGAAGCTGAACGACGCGCTCGTGCCGTATCTGATCCTGGTGGTGGGCCTCGCCTTCCTCCTCCTGATCCTGGTGTTCCGCTCGATCCTCGTCCCGTTGAAGGCGGCCCTCGGCTTCCTCCTGTCGGTCCTCGCGGCCCTCGGCGCCGTCGTGGCGGTCTTCCAGTGGGGCTGGCTCGCCGACCTCTTCGGCGTCCAGGAGACCGGCCCGGTCATGTCGATGATGCCGATCTTCATGGTCGGCGTGGTCTTCGGCCTCGCCATGGACTACGAGGTGTTCCTCGTGACGCGGATGCGCGAGGCGTACGTCCACGGCGAGCGGCCCACCCAGGCCGTGGTGACGGGCTTCCGGCACAGCGCGCGGGTCGTCACCGCCGCGGCGATCATCATGATCGCGGTGTTCTCCGGCTTCATCGGAGCCAGCGAGTCGATGGTCAAGATGATCGGCTTCGGCCTCGCGATCGCGGTCCTCTTCGACGCGTTCGTCGTCCGCATGGCCATCGTCCCGGCGGTCCTCGTACTGCTCGGCAAGAAGGCCTGGTGGCTCCCGAAGTGGCTGGACCGCGCCCTGCCGAACGTGGACGTGGAGGGCGAGGGGCTGCGCACGGACGCCGAGACCGGGAAGGACTCGGACTCCGACGGGGACCGCGCGCTGGCACGGGTCTGA
- a CDS encoding PIN domain-containing protein produces the protein MAEMFAELYPDVSVPKGAWRWIEAGQHRLAQRGQHQSLSAVDWLVCATAAHHGLVVLHDDNDFRAAARVLTDVTERSVFAPPV, from the coding sequence ATGGCCGAGATGTTTGCCGAGCTGTATCCGGACGTCTCCGTCCCCAAGGGCGCGTGGCGCTGGATCGAGGCCGGGCAGCACAGGCTCGCCCAGCGCGGGCAGCACCAGAGCCTTTCCGCCGTGGACTGGCTGGTCTGTGCCACCGCTGCCCATCACGGCCTGGTCGTACTGCACGACGACAACGACTTCCGTGCCGCCGCTCGCGTTCTCACGGACGTCACCGAGCGGAGTGTCTTCGCTCCGCCCGTATGA
- a CDS encoding ATP-binding protein: protein MNREMTAPENDLTSPIRNFSVLLSPTPRGARLARLLAREQLRSWGLPLDPAEHIVAELATNAATHGRVPGRDFRLTLHVVADTLRIEVTDTRADRLPCLVPSGRGLLLVDALADRWDAAPGPYPRKTVWAELDV from the coding sequence ATGAACCGCGAGATGACTGCCCCTGAAAACGACCTCACCTCCCCCATCCGCAACTTCAGCGTGCTGCTGTCCCCCACGCCCCGCGGCGCCCGCCTGGCCCGTCTGCTCGCGAGGGAGCAACTCCGCAGCTGGGGACTCCCGTTGGACCCGGCGGAGCACATCGTGGCCGAGTTGGCCACCAACGCCGCCACCCACGGCCGCGTCCCCGGCCGCGACTTCCGCCTGACTCTCCACGTCGTCGCCGACACCCTCCGCATCGAGGTCACGGACACCCGCGCCGACCGTCTGCCCTGCCTCGTTCCGTCCGGCCGGGGTCTGCTGCTCGTGGACGCGCTCGCCGACCGATGGGACGCGGCGCCGGGGCCGTACCCGCGCAAGACGGTCTGGGCCGAGCTCGATGTATGA
- a CDS encoding helix-turn-helix transcriptional regulator, with protein MNEVADEAGWDVEPGDEIEPVVQAVGRLLKVCREAAGMRAAEFGEVMGYGEDMVRKMERGQRIPRPEFLDRADDVLKAQGHLKAFKRDMEQARYPKKVRELADLEGRAVELLMYGNHNLHGLLQTEEYMQALLATWRPAYSPDELERMVAGRMARKSIFDRSPAPELSFVQEEVTLRRPIGDTMVLRRQLEHLLAVAQLPFVELQVMPTSRANHPGTGGRIQVLKFGDGTGVGRTDGDFGGRPVSNPRQLRLLDLRYGIIRAQALTPGESLAFIEQALGEL; from the coding sequence ATGAACGAGGTTGCGGACGAGGCCGGTTGGGATGTCGAGCCCGGGGACGAGATCGAGCCGGTGGTTCAGGCGGTGGGGCGGCTGCTCAAGGTCTGCCGGGAGGCTGCGGGTATGCGGGCGGCCGAGTTCGGTGAGGTCATGGGCTACGGCGAGGACATGGTCCGCAAGATGGAGCGCGGCCAGCGGATTCCCCGGCCGGAGTTCCTGGACAGGGCGGACGACGTCCTGAAGGCGCAGGGGCATCTCAAGGCGTTCAAGCGGGACATGGAGCAGGCTCGGTACCCGAAGAAGGTGCGGGAGCTGGCGGACTTGGAGGGTCGTGCGGTTGAGCTGTTGATGTACGGCAACCACAACCTGCACGGCTTGTTGCAGACCGAGGAGTACATGCAGGCGCTGCTTGCGACATGGCGTCCGGCCTACTCACCCGACGAGCTTGAGCGAATGGTGGCGGGACGCATGGCCCGGAAGTCCATCTTCGACCGGTCCCCTGCGCCAGAACTCAGCTTTGTCCAGGAAGAGGTCACGCTGCGCCGCCCGATCGGGGACACAATGGTGTTGCGCCGACAGCTCGAACACCTGCTGGCGGTGGCCCAGTTGCCGTTCGTTGAGCTTCAGGTGATGCCGACCTCCCGCGCGAACCACCCCGGGACGGGGGGCCGGATTCAGGTGCTGAAGTTCGGCGACGGAACCGGAGTCGGGCGCACCGACGGCGACTTCGGCGGCCGTCCAGTCTCCAATCCGAGGCAGCTCCGGCTTCTTGACCTGCGGTATGGCATTATCCGGGCTCAGGCGCTCACGCCAGGGGAATCTCTGGCCTTCATCGAGCAAGCGCTGGGAGAACTATGA
- a CDS encoding DUF397 domain-containing protein translates to MSTPELHWFKSSYSDSSNGNDCVEVATTPATIHIRDSKTPDAPHLTIAPGNWNSFVGHVSDR, encoded by the coding sequence ATGAGCACCCCGGAACTCCACTGGTTCAAGAGCAGCTACAGCGACAGCAGCAACGGCAACGACTGCGTCGAGGTCGCCACCACCCCCGCCACCATCCACATCCGCGACTCCAAGACCCCCGACGCCCCTCACCTCACCATCGCGCCGGGAAACTGGAATTCATTCGTGGGCCACGTATCCGACCGCTAG
- a CDS encoding DMT family transporter, with translation MTPLVTAAVLLAAVTHASWNAIAHKITDKLVAFTLIAGGGTLIGAVLACFAAFPAAEAWPYLLASALVHIVYFALLMKSFRLGDFGQAYPIARGTAPIVVAVLAAFVAHEVPDGWAAAGIACSCAGLTGVALWGLRGRRPDWAAIGAALATGLSIAAYTVLDGLGVRASGSSVGYIAWLMAVEGLAVPAYAVWRWRGETVAVLRPFAGLGLLGAALSVAAYGLVLWAQTKAELAPVAALRESSIIVGAAIGAVFFKERFGAARMVGAALLVVGIGMMLHAN, from the coding sequence GTGACCCCGCTGGTCACGGCCGCCGTCCTGCTGGCGGCCGTCACGCACGCCAGCTGGAACGCCATCGCCCACAAGATCACCGACAAGCTGGTCGCGTTCACGCTCATCGCGGGCGGGGGGACGCTGATCGGCGCGGTCCTCGCGTGCTTCGCGGCGTTCCCGGCGGCGGAGGCGTGGCCGTATCTTCTCGCGTCGGCCCTCGTCCACATCGTCTACTTCGCGCTGCTGATGAAGTCCTTCCGGCTGGGCGACTTCGGGCAGGCCTACCCCATCGCGCGCGGTACCGCGCCGATCGTCGTCGCCGTACTCGCCGCCTTCGTCGCCCACGAGGTGCCGGACGGGTGGGCGGCCGCCGGGATCGCCTGCTCCTGCGCGGGGCTCACCGGCGTCGCCCTGTGGGGTCTGCGCGGGCGCCGGCCCGACTGGGCGGCGATCGGCGCGGCGCTGGCGACCGGGCTGAGCATCGCGGCGTACACCGTCCTCGACGGGCTGGGCGTACGGGCCTCCGGCTCGTCCGTCGGCTATATCGCCTGGTTGATGGCGGTCGAGGGCCTCGCCGTCCCGGCGTACGCGGTCTGGCGCTGGCGCGGGGAGACGGTTGCCGTGCTGCGTCCGTTCGCGGGGCTGGGGCTGCTGGGCGCGGCGTTGTCCGTCGCCGCGTACGGGCTGGTCCTGTGGGCGCAGACGAAGGCGGAGTTGGCGCCGGTCGCGGCCCTGCGGGAGTCCTCGATCATCGTGGGGGCGGCCATCGGGGCCGTCTTCTTCAAGGAGCGGTTCGGGGCCGCCCGGATGGTGGGGGCCGCGTTGCTGGTGGTGGGCATCGGGATGATGCTGCACGCGAATTAG
- a CDS encoding class I SAM-dependent methyltransferase produces MATLWDLMRDCIPDDHARQVTSRYYVDEVMGAPGAPGLVVDLGCGRGASAALFRKHAPRVRWVGIDIRDSPEAGRRTPGGDPVVHYDGVHLPLGSDSTPLIYSHQVFEHVARPRELLAEIARVLAPGGLFIGSTSQFEPYHSFSLWNYTPYGFRILVEEAGLALEEIRPSLDGVALIMRSYLGRPPEYSRYWDQQSPLNTEIDQWAQDGRRRTALVNLRKLTYCGQFAFRVGKPALAQA; encoded by the coding sequence ATGGCCACCCTCTGGGACCTCATGCGGGACTGCATCCCCGACGACCACGCCCGTCAGGTCACCTCGCGCTACTACGTCGACGAGGTGATGGGCGCACCCGGCGCACCCGGCCTGGTCGTCGATCTGGGGTGCGGCCGCGGCGCGTCGGCCGCGCTCTTCCGCAAGCACGCCCCGCGGGTGCGGTGGGTCGGGATCGACATCCGGGACTCGCCGGAGGCCGGCCGGCGCACCCCCGGCGGTGACCCGGTGGTGCACTACGACGGCGTCCACCTCCCCCTCGGCTCGGACTCGACTCCGCTGATCTACTCCCACCAGGTCTTCGAACACGTCGCCCGCCCGCGCGAACTGCTGGCGGAGATCGCCCGAGTGCTGGCGCCCGGTGGTCTTTTCATCGGATCAACATCCCAATTCGAGCCGTACCACTCCTTCAGCCTGTGGAACTACACGCCGTACGGCTTCCGGATCCTGGTCGAGGAGGCGGGGCTCGCGCTGGAGGAGATCCGGCCCTCGCTCGACGGAGTGGCGCTGATCATGCGGAGTTACCTGGGCCGGCCGCCGGAGTACAGCCGCTACTGGGACCAACAGTCCCCGCTGAACACCGAGATCGACCAGTGGGCGCAGGACGGCCGCCGCCGAACGGCCCTGGTGAACCTGCGCAAGCTCACGTACTGCGGTCAGTTCGCGTTCCGGGTGGGCAAGCCGGCCCTCGCCCAGGCCTGA